The Candidatus Synechococcus calcipolaris G9 nucleotide sequence CGGGGTGGCATACTGGATGGCTGGTATGGCTGGTACTACGCTTGGCAGCGAATGTTAGCAGAAATTGTCCTCGCTCTGCGATTGATTGAGCAAGAGAAGCTACCGCGCCACTAATTCCTTGGAGATTTCCTAGCCGTAGTTCCCGGCCGTAGCCAGTGGTATGATCAGCGACAGAGAATCGAGCTTATGTGGGCAGGTAGTGACCTATGCGACAAATTAACTTCTTCATGATATTTGTAATTGGTCTAGGCTTTGTTTTATTTAGCATCCAGAATACCGAATCCGTTCCCATTAAGGTGATTGAAGGAACAACCATTCAGGCTCCTCTCTGCATTGAACTCATTGTGGCCATGGGCATTGGGGCGGTATTTGCCTGGGTATTTAGTGTATGGGTGCAGGTGCAGCGGCTTTTGACGGTACGCCAGGAAATGGAAGATCGGGATGAGCAGATTGCTAACCTAGAGGAAGACGTAGAGCGGTATAAGGCAGCCATTGAGGAACAACAACGGCTCTTGCCCAGTGTTACGACGGCTTCAGTGGAGTAGGCTAGAAGCGGTAAGACTTTTTTAATTTCTTTTCTTGAATCATTAAATTATTTGGCACAGTTCAGTACTGCAGGCAGAACCATCTATGGTACGGGTTTCATTTTGGCAACGGGCATTGGGATTCATTCTAGCGATCGCCCTGGGATGGAGTAGCTTCAGTGGGGTTGCTGGGGCCAGTCTCACGGATGATCACTTTGATGGGAATATTTTTGCCCTCTATGCGGGGAATGGTTCCCTTGTGCCGCCAAAGGTAACCCTGGCCCAATCCCTAGAACGGGATAAGCCCACCCTGCTCGTTTTGTATATCAACGATAGCCGGGATTGTAAGCAATTTGCCACCGTCCTTTCCCAACTGCAAAGTTTTTATGGTCGGGCCGCGGATTTTATTCCCATTGATGTGGATGCCTTACCCATTAATGCCACCTTTGGCCCCACTGACCCCGGCTATTACTACCGTGGTGTGGTTCCCCAAACCATTTTGTTAGATGCCGCGGGCCAAGAGCGGTTAAATGTCGCCGGAGCCGTTAGCTTTGAGGTGGTTGATGATGCCTTTCGGGAGGTGTTTAATTTGCTGCCCCGATCCCAGTCCATTGATCTCAAACCCCGATCCGTGAATGAAATCAATACCGAACT carries:
- a CDS encoding thylakoid membrane photosystem I accumulation factor, whose amino-acid sequence is MVRVSFWQRALGFILAIALGWSSFSGVAGASLTDDHFDGNIFALYAGNGSLVPPKVTLAQSLERDKPTLLVLYINDSRDCKQFATVLSQLQSFYGRAADFIPIDVDALPINATFGPTDPGYYYRGVVPQTILLDAAGQERLNVAGAVSFEVVDDAFREVFNLLPRSQSIDLKPRSVNEINTELVSPS
- a CDS encoding LapA family protein, with product MRQINFFMIFVIGLGFVLFSIQNTESVPIKVIEGTTIQAPLCIELIVAMGIGAVFAWVFSVWVQVQRLLTVRQEMEDRDEQIANLEEDVERYKAAIEEQQRLLPSVTTASVE